The DNA sequence GCGGGCGAGTATTACGAATATCAGGAAACCGTTGGCGAGGAAATATACGGTCCGGAAGCTGCCTCCCCAATCCTGCGACCACAACAGGCTGGCGAGGGCGGCGACGATAAAAATAATTAAAGCCCCGCCCACGTACGAGAGGCGAGACCTGCCGCCGGTCGAGGATTCGCTTTGGAAGAAAAACACCGCCGCGGAAAAACCGAAAAATACGCCCCATCCGCCGGCGGCGAGCTTGAACAATTGGCCGTTTACCGCGGCGAGGACCAGAAGGGCGAAGAGGCTCCACGGTAGGAGGTCGCGGCCGCTGAGCCAATAGAAAGCGCCGACGGCGACGACCAGTAGAAAAATCACCAGGTATAACGGCGGCCAGTTGGGGAGGGCGGCGTACGTGTTCGCCACGGGAAGCGACGCCATGGCCCGGCCGACGATGGACGCCGAAGCGACCAGGCCCGAGATAAAAAAAGCCGCCTCGCGCGGCTTTAAAATACCGGGGGGAACGAAGCCTTTAGTGTTTAACCAATTCTGGACCGCTACGAACACCAACACCGCGGCGAACGCCACCGCGGCCCATCCGTAGAGGCCCAGCACCGAGACGGGCCCGGCGGCCGTGAAGTCCAATATTAAAACGCATACAGAGAAAAGTAGAGCGAATGGTATCGCGAGCGGCCGCTTGAACACGCCCCACCTCGACTTCACTTCCCGGGCCGCGCGCAAGCGGAGAGAGCCTTACGTCCCGGCCCCGGCTTGTCGTAGTCGGTAGCTTACCGCGGCCAACGTAATGCCGAGGACCAGCGAGACGAAAAGCACTATTAAGACGATACTCACGGGGCCCGGGCCCTCGGGCTTAGTCGGCCTTAACGGGGGTACTATAACGGTGGTCGGCTGGGAGAAGACCGGACTTCGCGTCTTGATATAAGTGTCGACGTAAACCTGCTGGAAGAGGGCCAGGCTCGAGATGGCGTACGGGTTCTCCTCGTACGGTATCGACCGCGAAAAGAGGGAATACGCCTGCGCCCCGCCCGAATACTCGGTCTCCTCGTCCGGGGGATAAACCGTCAGGCCCGGCGCCAAAGCCGACGGCTCCAGCCCTATCGGCGCCCCGGCCAGCCGGTCCATGACCTTCTCGAGGTCGCCGAGGTAACCCTCGAACATCCGATGCGTCTTCTCGTAATCCTCGCGGTCGGCCTCCTCCAGGAGCTGGGCCAAGTTGGTCGCCAACGCGTAGCAATCTTCGGGCGACTCCGCTTTGACGGCGATCCTCAGCTCGCGGGTAAGGCCCTTGGTGGGCGTCATAACGAGCTCGGCCTCGACCATATCCTGGAGTTCGAAGACGTCGTATTTTCTACTTAACCGGTTGGAGAGCTCGTTCAAGAACCAATGCGACGTACACTGTTCTTCTATTATCATCGGGCTATGGAGCCAATGGTCGCCGACGATACCGGTCGATATGACGAAGTCGGTCTGATATTCGCGAGGTTTGGCAAGGCCGTAAATTAAACCTAAAATTAAACCCAAAACCAACGTGACGCCTACTATCCACGCCTGGCTCCGGAATATCCGCCAGTAATCGGGGAGCGTTAAGTTCCGTTGTTCGGGCAAGCGATTTACCTCTGGGCGTCGTACCGGCGGCGGCTCCCGGCCGGCCGGCTCAGGCGCCGCGGTATTCGGCGTCGGCTCGGGAGTCGGCGCCGGCTCCGGTTCTACCGCCGGGGGCCACTTTTTTTTTTCGTCCTCGGCCGGGGCACGCGCGTCGCGTTCCTTACCTGAGGGCCGGTCGAAGAAAAACGCGATTATTACGCCCAACGCGAAAGATATGGCAAAGGCCAGCAAGATTATACGGCGGCGGTTCGGGCCTGAAGGCGTTCCGGGGGGTATCGGCTCCACCTTAATCCGCGTCGGGGAAGTGTATATCTCCTTGCGGAGTTTATTCCGCAAATCGTACGCTATCTCTTCCAGGTGAAGGACGTAACTCTCCTTCTCCTCGATGTAACTGGCGAGGTACGATAACTCCACCTGGTTAACGCGGCCGGTGGCCATCAGCCGCGTAATACCCTCGTGGCCGCGGTTAATCTGCGCGCGGATCTCGGCCATCCTCTCGTCGAGCTCTTTCAGGTAACCGGCGCTGACCGCAACCGATTCTTCGTATACCTCTTCGTGCTCGGCAACCGCCTCGTTTAAAATGCCCTTGGCGAACTTGGCGCTCTTCTCGGGGTCGTCCGATTGAACGGTTATTTTTATCCCTCGCGTCAACGGCCGGTCCCTGCTCTCGGCGAAGATGGATTCGATTTCCACCATATTCTGAAGCTGGGCGGGCGGCTCCTTCATGCCCAGTTCGCGACCCACTTTGGCCAAGAAAGGTTTACTCCAGATGCGGTCGATCACCGTGGGCGGGGCCTCGATCGGGTACTCCATCACGCGGCCTACCTCGAGCGTCGCCTCGACTCTATAGGTATTCTTTAACGTAACGGCGAAAACGACCGCGGCCACCGTAACGACTAAGGGGACGCCGATAACGACCTTGTACTGCCGTCTCAACGTCTGAATGATGTCCGAAATCGTGAATTCCTGGCTGCCGTTTGTCATATTCTTACCCGATGCGGAAGGCGCCGAGCGCCGGGTGTAAAAGACCTATAATTTTAAGCCGAAACTACCATATAGCCGCAACGGTGTCAATAATATTTTAATAAAAAGGCCGCCCGCAGGCGGCCTTTCGCCAACTACCCAGGCGCGTTTACGCGCCCGCCGAGAAGAATACGAACGGGTACACGACCGTGACGTCCCCCGCGTCTATGGGCGGGAAGCGCCACGTCATTATGCGGCCGCACACCTCTTGCTCCATGGCGGGATTACCCATCGTAGACGAGACGACCGAACACGCCGTTACGGCGCCGGAAGCGGCGATGGTAAACCGGACGACGATCTTCCCCTCCATCGTCGGGTTAGTCTTGAGGTACTTCTTGTAGATGTACTCGATGCCCGCCTTGCGCTGGTTCACGATGCGAGCTATGACGGCACTGGAGCGCAGGCTGTTGGTGGCTGCGGCGCCGGTAATGCCCGGCGGCGCAACCCGCACCCGGCCCTTCTTGATCTCGGTGCGGCCGACCCTCTTCGCCGTGCCGGCGAGCAAACCGAGGCCGGTACCGCCGCCGCCCAGGCCCAGCCCCGGCCCTCCGGGGCCGAAACCTCCGCCCGTCCCGCGACCCACCGTCCCGGAACCGCCGGTCTTAAGGCCCGCAATGTTGCCCGCTATAATGTCGAGGTCGCCGCCGGAGCCCATGAGGTCCGCCACCGAACCGTCGGAGCCCATGCTGGTAATAAGGCCGACGACGCCGACCGAGGCGTAGTCCTCGCCGCCCTGGCCGCCGCCCCCGCCGCCGCCTCCGCCGCCGGTGGTACCGGTACCGGGAGCGGATATGATTTCTTCCGATTCGACGAGCGGCTCGAGCGGGACCTCTATCGGCTTATCCACCACCAGTTTGGCAACGCGACTCAGTACCTCCGCGGGCCGCACTTCCTCCGGCTCGGGGACTTCCACGAAGCTCGCCGTGGTAATTACCAGGATATTGACGAGGAACATCGTCACCAGCGTCTTCAGGTAATTGCGGTCGTCGACGCGAGACAGGTCGCGGCGCGCTTCCTTACGCCACGCGGGCATAACGGCGCGCTCGCGCTTTTCGGCCCCCTTGCCGACATCCTCCAGCTCCTCGCTCTCCTTCTCCAGACGGGCCTCTTCGACTTGCTCGCGGATCTGTTTGAGGAAGTAGGGGCTTAAAAACGAAACTTCTCCCGCCCGGGCCCAACGCCTTTCGTCCTCGAGCCAAATGAAATCCATGGCGTTAAACCGGCCCTCGCTTATAAGCCGAACGACCTCGTCCAGGTCCATGGGGCCGATGGTATCGGAACCTATGCGGACGTGGTAGCTCACGTCCTTCTTCCCCAACGCCGCGTTCAAGAAGCCAAGCTCGGCGGCCCGAACCCACCCGCTCCGCTCCGGCTCCCAAACGTAATCGTCGCCGGTCAGCCGACCGTCTCGTACCCACCGGGTAACTTCCTCCGGCGCGAGCGGCCCGTAATTCTTCCCGTCAACGTGTATGAACAATTTTCCGGCCATATCTTTGATTGGCCCGGCCCGTTACAGGGCCCGTTTATGCCACCTCTTTTACCTTTTCCCGGGCCGCCGGGCGGCGGCCCGCGGGGGCCGCCGCCCGACGCGTAATTTACACTTCCGAGGCCACGAAGACGAACGGATAAACTACCGTCACGCTCCCCGTTTTAACGGGCGGGAACCGCCAACTACGTATCCGGGAGAGGATGGAACCCGAAAGCGCCGGGGAATTCAGGGTATTGGTGATAATGCTGGCGCTACCCACCGAACCGTCCGCCGTTATGTTGAAGCGGACCGTTATCTTGCCGCTGCCCAACGTCGGGTTCTTCTTAAGAGCGGAGTTGTACGCGTTCTGGATGCCCACCAGGTGGCGACGGATTACGCTCGCGATGACCTGGGGCGACCGGTTGGCCTCGCCCGCGGCTTCGCCGCCCACCGACGATATCGTCCCCGAAACGGAGACCATCTTCTTCGTCAGCTTGCCGCCGGGGCCGCGGCCGGCGTAACCGCCGCCCAGGCCCGCGATACCATCCATGCCGCCGCCCAGGCCGGTGCCGCCGGCGCCGCCGGCGCCCAGGCCGCCGCCCAACGCGCCGCCGCCGGCCGAGCCGCGTAAGCCGCCCAGGCGGTTGGCTATGCTGTCCAGGTCGCCGGAAGAACCGCCGGCGCCCAAGAGGTCCGCGATGGACCTACCCGAGCCGGTACCGAGCGTCGTAATCGCCGCGACGACGCCGGTCGTAGGGATACCCTCGCCGACGCTGCCGCCGCCACCGCGGCCACCGCCGCCGGTCCCTACGCCTTCGCCTTCGGCCTCGGTAACTATACCGACGCCCGTAGCCTCCGGGATCTCGAGTTTCGTCACGCGGCTAACGAGGTCCTCGACCTTGAAGCCCCTTTCCTCGATCTGAGCGTACTGCGAGCCGACCATGAAGGCCACCAATATGGCCCCTACCACGGCTAAGACCCGGTAGTAACGCACATTATCAGAGTCGAACCAAGTCCCGGTAGCCTCGTAACCGGGGCCGCGTTTGGGAACGACGACTTCCTTCGCCGAAAGCGGGGGCCGGTACGTGAACTCGAACGTAAGGCCGTCGGCCTCGACGTGCCCGGAACGGCCGCGTTGTATCGGGACGACGTACCGTCCGGCCTCGCGTTTTAAAAGGCCCAACGTCTTAAGATGCCCGAACGAGAGCATCTCGCCGTCGCCGCCGATTTCGCCGCGGTAATTTTCGGCCAACAACAATTCCGCGTCGCCGCTTTTGCCGATGCGGAATAAAACCGCGGATTTTTTACCACCGGCCGTAATTACGTGGTCGGTGCGGGCCCCACCAATCGTCAGCCTATCCTCGACGTCGAAATCCTTCAGGACTCTACCGTCGCAGATAACGCGGAGCCCCAAGACTTGCTTCTTTGCTTTAACTGCAACCACCTTCGCAATCACCTCCTTTCGTCCGGATTCGACCTAACGGTTTTTGAGAACGGCCAGCGAAATTTCGCCGTACTCCGCCCGGCCGCAGGTGTACATCACCCGTTTGAGCAATTCGAAGGTTATCAGCTTGTCGCCTTGGATGATGACCTCGCCGCGGAACTCCTTACTTTCGTCCAGCTCGGCGATGGCCCGCTTCAAGTCGGCTATGCGCACCATCTCTTCGTAAAGGCCGTCGATGACGAGGTCGGGGTCCTTCAGCGCTTCGTCCGCGCCGGCGACCTTCCTGCCCTCGACGACGATGGACTTGTTCGTTACGGCGACGATGACCGATTGCGTGGGCTTATTCTCCACCCGCGCTTCGGGGAGCGTCAGGTCCGGCGCGATCGACATAATGTCGCCTTCGGCCGAGAAGTTCTGGAAAAGGAAAACGACCAGGATGACGAAAGTATCAATGAGCGAAACGAGCATAAGGCGGGCTTCCCTCTTGCGCCCTTCCTCGGCCCGCTCCTTCATCCGCACGTTCAGGCGGCCCAGCGTTCCTTTCTCTTGTATTTTGCTCGCCTGTTTGGCCATGTCTCACCTACTTTCCGCGCGGGTAAACGTTTACTGCGTGATTTGGCCCGATAACGCGATGTCCGGGAAACCTTCCACAACGCATACGTCCATCGCATGGATGATGTTGTCGTAAACT is a window from the bacterium genome containing:
- a CDS encoding TonB family protein, encoding MAGKLFIHVDGKNYGPLAPEEVTRWVRDGRLTGDDYVWEPERSGWVRAAELGFLNAALGKKDVSYHVRIGSDTIGPMDLDEVVRLISEGRFNAMDFIWLEDERRWARAGEVSFLSPYFLKQIREQVEEARLEKESEELEDVGKGAEKRERAVMPAWRKEARRDLSRVDDRNYLKTLVTMFLVNILVITTASFVEVPEPEEVRPAEVLSRVAKLVVDKPIEVPLEPLVESEEIISAPGTGTTGGGGGGGGGGQGGEDYASVGVVGLITSMGSDGSVADLMGSGGDLDIIAGNIAGLKTGGSGTVGRGTGGGFGPGGPGLGLGGGGTGLGLLAGTAKRVGRTEIKKGRVRVAPPGITGAAATNSLRSSAVIARIVNQRKAGIEYIYKKYLKTNPTMEGKIVVRFTIAASGAVTACSVVSSTMGNPAMEQEVCGRIMTWRFPPIDAGDVTVVYPFVFFSAGA
- a CDS encoding biopolymer transporter ExbD — translated: MAKQASKIQEKGTLGRLNVRMKERAEEGRKREARLMLVSLIDTFVILVVFLFQNFSAEGDIMSIAPDLTLPEARVENKPTQSVIVAVTNKSIVVEGRKVAGADEALKDPDLVIDGLYEEMVRIADLKRAIAELDESKEFRGEVIIQGDKLITFELLKRVMYTCGRAEYGEISLAVLKNR
- a CDS encoding AgmX/PglI C-terminal domain-containing protein; its protein translation is MVAVKAKKQVLGLRVICDGRVLKDFDVEDRLTIGGARTDHVITAGGKKSAVLFRIGKSGDAELLLAENYRGEIGGDGEMLSFGHLKTLGLLKREAGRYVVPIQRGRSGHVEADGLTFEFTYRPPLSAKEVVVPKRGPGYEATGTWFDSDNVRYYRVLAVVGAILVAFMVGSQYAQIEERGFKVEDLVSRVTKLEIPEATGVGIVTEAEGEGVGTGGGGRGGGGSVGEGIPTTGVVAAITTLGTGSGRSIADLLGAGGSSGDLDSIANRLGGLRGSAGGGALGGGLGAGGAGGTGLGGGMDGIAGLGGGYAGRGPGGKLTKKMVSVSGTISSVGGEAAGEANRSPQVIASVIRRHLVGIQNAYNSALKKNPTLGSGKITVRFNITADGSVGSASIITNTLNSPALSGSILSRIRSWRFPPVKTGSVTVVYPFVFVASEV